In Stigmatopora nigra isolate UIUO_SnigA chromosome 2, RoL_Snig_1.1, whole genome shotgun sequence, a single window of DNA contains:
- the cers3b gene encoding ceramide synthase 2, translating into MLHTVTEWLWWERLWLPVNVSWTDLEDRDGRIYAKASQLYAVLPCALCLLFVRFLFERLVAAPLADVCGVKDRPRRAIEQNAILENYFCTQSNVPSQADVRALCKKTNWSERRVQLWFRRKRNLRRPGLRKRFCEASWRCVFYFSAFVGGIVALHDKPWFYNLKEVWSGFPKQSLLQSQYWYYLLEMGFYFSLLLSLTFDVKRKDFKEQVIHHIATVTLLAFSWISNYIRIGTIVMALHDSADILLEGAKVLNYAKWHKTANAMFVVFTFLFMLTRLGFFPFWVIHCTWVYPLDHYPAFFGYYFFNVMLLVLQMLHLYWAVLISKMLYKCLFSKLDGDDRSDEEEEDSEEDRNHKRNHMNGSKVRANGH; encoded by the exons ATGTTACACACGGTCACCGAGTGGCTGTGGTGGGAGCGTTTGTGGCTACCAGTGAACGTCTCATGGACGGACTTGGAGGACCGCGATGGCCGCATCTACGCCAAAGCTTCCCAACTCTATGCTGTGCTGCCCTGTGCACTTTGTCTACTTTTTGTCAGGTTCTTATTTGAAAG GTTGGTAGCCGCACCGCTGGCCGACGTTTGCGGTGTTAAAGACAGGCCGCGTCGAGCCATAGAGCAAAATGCTATCTTGGAAAATTACTTCTGCACACAATCTAATGTTCCGTCACAG GCCGACGTGAGGGCCCTATGTAAAAAGACAAACTGGAGCGAGCGGAGAGTTCAGTTGTGGTTCAGGAGGAAACGGAACCTCCGGCGTCCAGGTCTTCGCAAAAGATTCTGCGAGGCTAG CTGGAGATGTGTGTTCtatttttctgcatttgttGGTGGCATTGTCGCTCTCCATGAT AAACCCTGGTTTTACAATCTAAAGGAAGTTTGGTCAGGCTTTCCTAAACAG TCATTGCTGCAATCCCAGTACTGGTATTACTTACTGGAAATGGGCTTCTATTTTTCACTTCTCCTCAGCCTCACGTTTGATGTGAAGCGGAAG GACTTTAAAGAGCAGGTGATCCACCACATCGCCACGGTGACCCTGCTGGCGTTCTCGTGGATCTCCAACTACATACGCATAGGCACCATCGTGATGGCCCTTCACGATTCGGCAGATATCCTGCTGGAG GGTGCAAAAGTACTCAACTATGCCAAGTGGCATAAGACTGCAAATGCCATGTTTGTGGTCTTCACCTTTCTTTTCATGTTAACCAGACTTGGATTTTTTCCTTTCTG GGTGATCCATTGCACGTGGGTATATCCACTGGACCACTACCCTGCATTTTTTGGCTACTATTTCTTCAACGTCATGTTGCTGGTACTCCAAATGCTGCACCTCTACTGGGCCGTCCTCATATCAAAAATGCTCTACAAGTGTCTCTTCAGCAAG TTGGACGGAGACGACAGGagcgacgaagaggaggaagacagCGAGGAGGATAGAAACCACAAGCGGAATCACATGAATGGTTCAAAAGTCCGGGCCAATGGTCACTGA
- the cfap161 gene encoding cilia- and flagella-associated protein 161 isoform X1, translated as MANKMTSMPEFKTYRTSVKIGNWNEEQHLEEHVRNKYLRKRENGELTAQRVDFLKLNILTPVKLSMSTDGALHFGDVVMLVNVSEMGECYALGVNAYIENVTKIPSPGIKGPCGVSAGRHIQPSARTAFTITSVDGTPVGATLHYEQSFALKTTDGFAGGLYLTSDVRTFRKSALRSRLQEINLDVNENFLSWWKLVHFDPQERLEHEGLPVPANVNVVLLHCKTHQAVAIMEHLILGTSYGNEYEVAAHTFLDAHKAEKSNNHWIMCTADPTGDGLLLLNRLKSEGNCISFPGDNADGPTEYITCSVCNYREHR; from the exons ATGGCTAATAAAATGACCTCCATGCCCGAATTTAAAACCTACCGTACGAGCGTGAAAATTGGCAATTGGAATGAGGAGCAACACTTGGAAGAG CATGTGCGGAACAAGTACCTgcgaaaaagagaaaatggggAACTGACCGCCCAGAGAGTAGACTTCCTCAAACTCAACATCCTCACTCCG GTGAAACTGAGCATGAGCACAGATGGGGCGCTGCACTTTGGAGATGTGGTGATGTTGGTTAACGTCAGTGAAATGGGAGAGTGTTATGCCCTCGGTGTCAACGCGTACATTGAAAACGTCACCAAGATTCCTTCTCCTGGCATTAAGGGTCCGTGTGGAGTCAGCGCGGGTAGACACATTCAACCCTCTGCACGCACCGCATTCACCATAACCAG TGTGGATGGCACCCCTGTGGGAGCAACTCTGCATTATGAGCAAAGTTTTGCTCTTAAAACAACAGATGGCTTCGCCGGGGGT ctGTATTTAACGAGTGACGTGCGAACATTTCGAAAAAGCGCACTAAGGTCACGTCTTCAGGAGATCAACCTAGACGTGAATGAAAACTTTCTATCCTGGTGGAAGTTAGTGCACTTTGACCCCCAGGAGAGGCTCGAGCATGAAGGCCTGCCCGTACCC GCCAACGTTAATGTGGTCCTGCTCCACTGCAAGACACATCAGGCTGTGGCTATTATGGAGCATCTCATTCTTGG GACTTCGTATGGCAATGAATATGAAGTGGCAGCTCATACTTTCTTGGATGCACACAAAGCTGAAAAGTCAAACAACCATTGGATCATGTGTACCGCTGACCCGACGGGGGATGGCCTACTGCTTCTCAATCGCCTCAAGTCAGAGGGCAACTGCATATCGTTTCCCGGGGACAACGCAGACGGTCCAACAGAATATATCACATGTAGTGTGTGTAATTATAGAGAACACAGATAA
- the cfap161 gene encoding cilia- and flagella-associated protein 161 isoform X2 has product MANKMTSMPEFKTYRTSVKIGNWNEEQHLEEHVRNKYLRKRENGELTAQRVDFLKLNILTPVKLSMSTDGALHFGDVVMLVNGPCGVSAGRHIQPSARTAFTITSVDGTPVGATLHYEQSFALKTTDGFAGGLYLTSDVRTFRKSALRSRLQEINLDVNENFLSWWKLVHFDPQERLEHEGLPVPANVNVVLLHCKTHQAVAIMEHLILGTSYGNEYEVAAHTFLDAHKAEKSNNHWIMCTADPTGDGLLLLNRLKSEGNCISFPGDNADGPTEYITCSVCNYREHR; this is encoded by the exons ATGGCTAATAAAATGACCTCCATGCCCGAATTTAAAACCTACCGTACGAGCGTGAAAATTGGCAATTGGAATGAGGAGCAACACTTGGAAGAG CATGTGCGGAACAAGTACCTgcgaaaaagagaaaatggggAACTGACCGCCCAGAGAGTAGACTTCCTCAAACTCAACATCCTCACTCCG GTGAAACTGAGCATGAGCACAGATGGGGCGCTGCACTTTGGAGATGTGGTGATGTTGGTTAAC GGTCCGTGTGGAGTCAGCGCGGGTAGACACATTCAACCCTCTGCACGCACCGCATTCACCATAACCAG TGTGGATGGCACCCCTGTGGGAGCAACTCTGCATTATGAGCAAAGTTTTGCTCTTAAAACAACAGATGGCTTCGCCGGGGGT ctGTATTTAACGAGTGACGTGCGAACATTTCGAAAAAGCGCACTAAGGTCACGTCTTCAGGAGATCAACCTAGACGTGAATGAAAACTTTCTATCCTGGTGGAAGTTAGTGCACTTTGACCCCCAGGAGAGGCTCGAGCATGAAGGCCTGCCCGTACCC GCCAACGTTAATGTGGTCCTGCTCCACTGCAAGACACATCAGGCTGTGGCTATTATGGAGCATCTCATTCTTGG GACTTCGTATGGCAATGAATATGAAGTGGCAGCTCATACTTTCTTGGATGCACACAAAGCTGAAAAGTCAAACAACCATTGGATCATGTGTACCGCTGACCCGACGGGGGATGGCCTACTGCTTCTCAATCGCCTCAAGTCAGAGGGCAACTGCATATCGTTTCCCGGGGACAACGCAGACGGTCCAACAGAATATATCACATGTAGTGTGTGTAATTATAGAGAACACAGATAA